The segment ATCCCAGAAACATGTCGGGCCATATATGAGGTACTAAAGGATAACTACTTGCAGGTGAGTTTACTATTTATTGAACTGATCAGTACAGTGTGTAATTATATACCCAAAGACAAGGAAATACTGGTTTACCTAGTTAGCTAATTTACCTCCCACCTGAAGGGTCAGCTCTTCCTTGACGTCACAGGTAGACCGATCtgtatgtccccccccccccccccccccccccctctctcattCATTCGTGCATTGCGTTGTCTTTCAATGACTACCTAGTCCAAAATCCGTATTAAGTCAATACATGTACTATACTGTAGTTACCAAAGAAAAGTAAATCGTGTacgatacaaaataaataagtaacacCGTCAACATAAGTAAATCGTGTActacacaaaaataaattagtaacacCGTCAACATAACTTAATGACATTATTATGAAgcctatatataatcaatatatatggtatgtagaTATTTACGGACATTTGTTCCATCATGGTAACATGATaattatttatgagcaaattattCAACAATCATTGTAGATGAAGAAAGCCTTCCAAGTCGGCcgagaaaaataatttcattcattaGTTTTTGAGCATATATCTGGTTTTCaccattcatttcatttaaattattagAGACGACAGTTCCAAAAGCGGAGAAAGTATTTTCACCTTGGGACAACGACTTTAGCTCGTTATACGCCTCTTGCAGGAGTTGGGTCTCGTCGatactcttttttttgtttttttgcgggTCTTCGATGTGACGGTCCAGGCCCAAGCGTGTCTGATTCCGCAGGTTCACCAGTTGGGATATCAGAAGTCCCAGGTGTAGGCTGAGCATCATCAATAACACAAATTACCGGATCGATAAAGATCTAGAATGAAAGACATTGGGTTACGTATGGTTACAAGCCAATAAATACGGATTCACATAGATTGATAGGAATTCATAACATTCATAGATACACATAATATTGTGAGGactaaataaaggagaaaatgaataatgactATAGGCAGTACATtataagacagacagagagagagcagatgggggggggggggtagggtggGCATGGATGAACTCTTACCTCTGTGGGGTGGGGGATGGAAGAGGCCTGTGCACTGACACATCAATGACGTCACTGTTAATCGTTCCTATCCTACCCAATCATTTCGGACTTGAGCTCCATTTGTCCAGGACAAACGCCTTATTATTCATATTAGGTAATCCACTATAAGGTAGAATATTAGGGCAGGGTAGGCACAACACTGTCAACTTTTATACTGATTACCGTAAAATGTGGCCACATGGCCTCTCAAACTCATAGGAAAAATGCTATAATAACAGGGTATTTTTCTTTTGACATTTTGACAGACACCTACCACACCAGACGAGTGGATGCGTGTGGCACGTGGGTTCGAAACACGGTGGAACTTCCCCAACTGTATTGGAGCCATTGATGGAAAGCATATCCTAATAACGCCTCCACAGGGCAGTGGctcatattactataattataagGTACCCGCAGCATCGTACTCTGGCCATAACTGATGCCAATTGTGAGTTTCTTTATGTTGATATTGGCTGCAATGGGCGGGTGTCAGACGGCGGTGTGTGGGACAATACACATATCAGTAGTGGTATTTCCACAGAAACAGCAGGTGTCCCTAGTGACAGGAAGTGAGAGGAGGCTACCGTATGTGGTTGTGGCAGACAACGCCTTCCCCTTGCAACGGCACATTATGAAATCGTTCTCACACCGAACCCAAAGTAATAGGGAACGCATTTTTTCCTATCGGTTATCTAGGGCTCGACGTACAGTTGAGAATGCTTTTGAGATATTGGCCAACCGATTTAGAGTTTTCCTGTCAACTATATACTTGTCGCCAAGCAAAGTTGAAATGATGGTATTAGCATGCACTGCTTTGCATAATTTTCTCAGACGTGACCATGTCACACAATATACGCCTGAAGGGTCTTTGGATTCTGAAGACATTGCAAGGTGTACAATTATCCCTGGTGGTTGGCGTGAAACTCCCCACTTGTTACGATTGCAAAGAACAGGAGGCAATACAAATACAGCCGGCCAAACTGTACGCCATGAATTTATGGAGTATTTCAATGATGAAGGTGCTGTGCCATGGCAATACAAAGCTATACAAATCCAATAATTAGATACCATTCCATATTCCTGGAATGTATTACTTATCAATGTCTCAGTACATTTGGTGCATACTGTAGGTTTCATGTATCACTTTTCCTTATTATCAGTGTGTCAGTACAGCttcaaaaaacaaatttaaggatgaTAGTTACTGTGTTATAAACTGTATATGCAGAGGTTTCGATTATTAacggtttaatttttttatttcatttacgttgtcatttatataatattttgtatcataTAACATGTATTGTGTTTtgtaataaacacaaaataacaaatatgtattacacaataaaatattttgagttattttcctAGTAACTAAACTCTACAACTTTCTGGCATTGGAAGCCATACTGTTTgccaggaagaaaggaaggaagaatggGAATGAATGTGTTTAAATAGCTTTAACTAGCGGGTGTGGAGGTATCAATTATCCAGTGCAACTGACCTGAGACCGGAGGTGGGGTGGGATTTCTCCAACCCCACCTCCCTTAGCTGAGCTGCAGGTCGACCTATTTACAAAGTGAGAGCAGTGTCAGTTTCAAATGGACGGTTTATCATTTAACGGAGTAGAGGTATAGGTCTTACCTTgggtataaattatttatttatttttgtttacaatgtaATCTAGTGCCAGGGGAAGCTTAGGATGTAGTGGTAGGGGGTGCTATGAGTGTAGGGGGACAGGTTGGTATGACGGTAAAGTTTTGATTATGTTTTAGTGTACAATAGGTGTTCTCCCTCTAGcagctggggagagagagagagagggagtggaaACGAGCGAGAGAATGAGACGGGGAGGAAAACATGTGAACGTACCTCACTATCAGATGTATCTCCAGACGTTTTGTGTCCATCCTCGGTACTGTGGCTTCTGTCCATATTTGAAACTGATGGTCTTATTGTATCACTATCAGTGAGGAATGCCAGGTCATCGTAACACCATAATTTTGGGGAATAAAGATTGTCAGTCCCAGCTCCTGACCTTTGTGAATCCttcattttcttaaattcacGCCTAAACTGGTTTCGTAGcgtgtctattttcttttttatgtcctCTGTCGTAACTGCAGCACCTTGTTCCCGTATCTCAGCAGCAATGGCCTTCAGTGATGTAATGCGCTTGTCTCTGTTTTTGTAACTCTTCAGTTTCACATTCCATAAACATGGATTTTGTCGATAAAGTTCAATCAACGTGCGTGTAACAGGCTTTGACCAGTAAATGGAAAGGGGCTCACTGAAGGTCTCCGAATTAGACATCGCAAGTTACTATGGTGTGACCCGTGTTACAGTGATATATCGTGTGGAAGACAAGCCTGCTATGGGAACACTATGATatcgtacgtctgccagggtcgaagctcaagccatcgggcaccaccatggtgattttgctacaagacccatcgggcaatttgacggtttgcccgtcaagtgtgcccgttagagcctagaggggaagtccgccgatcaagcccgatcgtgtggacaggcctttagagaaTTCCTgcaaattagaaagaaaaactaTGCGACACTTCGTAGCTTCCCTTTCTGGTTTAAAGACTGGCATATGAGTTTAAAATTGGCCCAATAATTCCCTCCTTCAATTGCTCCTTTGGGCAGTTATCTAACAACTGCAAGGAACCTTTCTTACGaagtaattttttcaaatttgattGAAGAATAGCTTTCGAAAGAGACTCGTTTCTTGAAAGGTGTGACACCTTCCCATTCCATAACAGGGGAACAACTATGCGTCCATCACTTTTCGTGTGCAAATTTCTTAAAGTGTAGTCCACGAGAGAATCATTGAGCAGATTGGATTCATCACTGTAAACTTTCTGATCAAAGttcatataaaattaatcagTTGCTTCTTGCAATTTCCTATCAATAATGGTCCCTCTATCTGAAAGCACAGTAAAAGAACAATTTGTCGATATGGCATCGAGTAAGTAAAATTCATCATTCATAGATACAGTAGTAGCTAGAAAATAAGAATGGCAAGGGAAACTGTAATATGTAACGTGTTTAGTATAAGAATTTTTGCCCCTCAATGGTTTCGAGGCTAAACTTTCATTACCTCTTAGTGAATTAAGATTAAATTATGAACCTATCAAGATTCCCCATAAGCATTATTTCTAAAGAAGTCTCAATATACACAGACGAATTAAGACTCCCTATCACCATGTTTCTTCCCAAAAGACAATGTGAAAAATCTACTCCTAACAAAAGCTGAAAATCATCAATGCTCTGAGAATTGGTTGATAAAAGCTTATcagcaaatacaaaatttttactCTGCATTATACAAACTACCTGGCCAAGACCAGGTAAACTTAATTACAAGTTTATAGAGGGTACAACTAGATCAGAAATAGCAAAGGTTTCATTCCCCAGTTTAATAGGAATTTCAACAAGACTAGTAGAATACTCCTTTTGACCATTAAACCCTTTAACAGTCAGTTTTACTCTAGTAGCTAAAGACTTGAAATAGTAAAAGGAAGATAACTTGCTAGATATAAAAGTATTTTGTGATCCTGAATCCTTAAGACCCTTGTAAGGCCTATCGTGACTATTTATACAAAATGTAAAAGTAGGGAGAACTGAACCTGTGGTAACATTTGGTAATACTGCTATCCCACTGCTTGCTTCATTGGAAGACTGCTTTACTATTAACCTTATCAGGACTAAATTTCCAACAAAGATACTCCATGAGATACTGtgaacaatttaataaatcaattTTGGCAGAAGGGGTGGCATACTTGGTAGTACACTTATAATTTAAGTGATCACAGTCAGAAATACCGGCCTTTGTACAAAAATTACAAGCTTTGGTCGGAACTGTCTTATTTTAACAGCCATTATATTAGTCTTTTCCCTGTTCATACCTTTCACATGCTAAGAAATTATCTACCATTTGCTTAAGTGATGGATGAGTCACATTAGTGATATGAACCAGATGAGACTTAAATCTATCATTGAGTGCAGGCCAAATAAAATATTAACCACCTCATCAAtttcaatatttaaatatttgaaattttcgaCTATAGTCCTAAGTTCTGATAAGAAAACAAAGGGGTCCTCTCCTTCTTTCAGATGTAGACAAGTCAATTTCTTAATTACAGCCGACTTTCGTAATTCAGTCGAGGCAAAAGCCTGAATCAGTAAGTCTTTGGCATCTTCGTAACTTTGTCGGCCTCCAATGAACCAAGTAAACATTTAGCCCTACCTCCTACTTGTTGTTTCAAAAGTATATGAGCAAGTTCCTGTCTGGATAGTTAAAATTCCGGGTCGTGGTTTCAAATTCTCGAATGAATTTCAAAAAATCTTCACCTTCATTGCTTTGGAATTTTGGTAGAGGTGCAATGGGCTGCCTCAAAAGGCCCCCAGCAATATCAGTAGTTGATGGAAGTGGAGGACTTCCAGCATTTAATTTACATCCAACAGAAGCACAATATCTTTAATTTTATAACACACAGAAAGCTCTGCCTCCAAATCCTTGTCCCTAAATTCCCCTGAAAATTTTAAGAGTGTATTTTAGAATCCAAGTCAGTTAAACTCTTCCAATACTCCAGGAGAACACGTCGCTCAGATACTTTTGCCGTATTAGCTAATAAAGTGTACTGTGAGGAACTGTTGGCACATTCTGTAACCTTTTTCCTAATAATCTTACGCTGACCAATTAGCACTACTAATTCAGCCATTATGAAGACAAACATACAAGCaccaatatatgtataattactgCAATACACAGCAAAAATTTCCAACAACGTTATTACTAAGCAAAAACTTTTACAGCAACGCGAAAATAAGGGGCACTCAAATACTAAATTATTTCGCAAAGGGATAAACATCAAACTACGAAACGCAAAACAGTCTACACTGAAGTCTTTAATAAATCACCATGTGATATGTTAGCTACGAATTCGTAAAAATGATACACAACTTTAAAAGAAACCAGCAATAAAGGGATtctaaaaaattgtaaatgaaataccCCCCAAGAAGAAACCTCCAATTCATCACAATTCACGTCCTAAGTCACGCACGTAACCTATAATGCCTAGTCCTATCACAGTCGCCATGCgctgaatttttattcatatacaccGGGAATTTGATAAGGTTCCTAATTAAAGtgttaagaaaaattaagtaatttattgtgTTTGCGAACTGTCCTATCATCCAGGTGCTGATGCGGCAGCTAATACACAAAGTTGACCATTGTGAAGCAAGGGGGAGCCGCAGTAATTCAGCCACTTccaaaaaaccttaaaatattacCAAATGCCTAATTAAACACTACACAATTATCGATTGCATACATTTAAATTGAATTATCAGCACGTGCAGCTCGTATAACACTTGCCAAGTTacataccttggaaaatctaagtATACCTATATACCAGCAGTCCAAACTGACATCCATGTATTACAAATACGCAAGGTATGAAAAACAGATGCTTAAATTGTAATACTAAAATGTAAGTGATggtaattggaaggcattttaatATGGGAAAGCATTATCCCTCCAAATGATTTCGGATTGACAAAAAAAAGTCCCCCGAGTCTTAAAGACCCACCAATATCATCCTGGGACTAAGGCGAAGTATGTGTAGAGTGAGAGACTGCGATGAAGGAAAGCTTCTTCCCGGCTGGGGTTAAACGGAGATTACATGTCGAGAGGAATAGTCGTCGTCACTTCAAAGAGCTAGCTGTATATCCTTATAATAGTATGTGGAGCTCAGAGTATCTGAGTTACGAGACCCTTCGCGATTGAAATCTCCTTCGTAACTGACTCCTGTTTCCGTCAACCTCAGGAAGAAAGCAAGAACATTAGTGGCTGGCTAGGTCAAAACCAGAGCGGCCGCTGGAAGGCAGTGAGCTGTTAACAACCAAGGGGGTAATTAAGTATTTGAAAAATAAGTTAACTGTCTTCCAGTGACCAtgctaattaaacaaattataaaaaatacaaattccatatggaattttagtacaggagagacgattttttttttttttttttttttttttgcagagcatTACACAGTTCCAGCGATCGCTGTTATGGTGGCGACAATGATGGTCATAATAATCATTGTCGGGGCAGTCAAAATTGGACATAACTGATAGATATGCGATCAAGATTTGGTGCCATACAGTTTGAACAAATTTTGCAGGAAAATTTCTCCTAATTCCATATATCATTATTAGTAACTCTTCAAAACACACtataaaggtaggtttacacctatgcACTTTTGTGTTGCAGGCTGTTACGGCGcagcgtgggaccgcaagaaaccgccagaaaattgacgcggtggggagaaaaaatgaccgttattgggcggcgGGGCTTGGAACCGTGCGGTGTGTTACGGGCATGTCATGGCGTGTTGTTGTGgtgtctagcggagtgttacggcgttggtgcggttttatggtcgttgttgctatgccagggcacgcgctcttgcggctttgttaaaCCGTGTATCGATGTGTTAcgggtggcttgcggtgttgcagagtaataataacatattcataatgatgagacaaatgagaagcaaatgatggacataacaaaaatacttatattaaacaaacatgaaaagcatagaaagtaagaaaatgaacatgaaaagcatagaatgtaagaaaatgaacataaaaatcatagaatgtaagaaaatgaacatgaaaagtatagaatgtaagaaaatgaaattgggacttggtttataccataacattttcaactgcaaatatcatatattatgaactgaggtcaatatgtctttagtctgttactgatttttcattgttcccctgttaataactatgtccagtcaatgttaatttttgtttcattatcatatttgtatgtgctcatgttcatttgatcatgttctcaatattatattattgttctttaccttgtatgttattatatcatttcatggccatatt is part of the Macrobrachium nipponense isolate FS-2020 chromosome 6, ASM1510439v2, whole genome shotgun sequence genome and harbors:
- the LOC135216913 gene encoding uncharacterized protein LOC135216913; its protein translation is MSNSETFSEPLSIYWSKPVTRTLIELYRQNPCLWNVKLKSYKNRDKRITSLKAIAAEIREQGAAVTTEDIKKKIDTLRNQFRREFKKMKDSQRSGAGTDNLYSPKLWCYDDLAFLTDSDTIRPSVSNMDRSHSTEDGHKTSGDTSDSEIFIDPVICVIDDAQPTPGTSDIPTGEPAESDTLGPGPSHRRPAKKQKKEYRRDPTPARGV